GTCCCGATCCATTGGGAGATGATCCAAATAGCTTGCCGCCGCGGTTCTTTAAAGACGATATGTCGCCTGCGGAGCGCAAAAAGATAGTGATGAAAGCTTACGAACAGCTCAAAGTGTCTCTCAACAAATTCCTCAAACCTGACGGCACAAAGGAAGCACCGGCGAAAACTTgtggagatattaaatatcacTATCCAGAATTTGAGAGTGGTAAGTCAGCTTTACagatctttatttatattaatagagcttgtcaacaaaaaataggattgtaataatttccgaatattctttcttatttatctaaaataaatttccagGCCAATATTGGATCGATCCGAATGGCGGTGACATGAACGACGCCATATTAGTGCACTGTGACATGTCTACTGGTGCCAGTTGCGTGTTCCCGAAGCCGATGCAATCCCAGGACATTGTTTACAAAGGCAAAGAACACGAGGCGTGGCTCAGTGAGATAGAAGATGGATTTACGGTAATTTGTGTAAACAAGCGCATTCTTagtctttttcttttataaaaaacaaaacatttataacgTTTCGaaacttataataatatatctttCAAGTTGGAACCAGTAGGTAAAGCTTTATTAACGCTGTACATGTGATTTTTACAAGCATTGCAATCGTCCATGTTTCAGATATCGTACAAAGCGGAGCATAGCCAACTGACATATCTTCAGTTGATGTCATCGCGCGCTGTTCAGAACGTGACACTGCACTGCGTTAATACAATCGGTTACTACGACCCGGCAACACATAACTATAGACATGGACTCAAGCTCCTTGCTTACAACGACGCTGAGATCCTGCCCAAAGCTAACAACAGGCTTAGATACAAAGCTTTACTGGATAACTGTCaggtaacttttaaaatgtatacttcATAAGACATGTCTGATGATGAAGAGTTTCAAGATTCTGCACAAATATCAGTTGGATCCGTAGTATCCAgatattgaaaaaatcttCCATACACTGCTTTCTTccagttttattttctagaCCAACTTATCACCATTTAGGTATTCATGCATTATTCATacctaattatataataacataatttatttgtgcATAACATAATACCCGCACTAGCATTTAGAATCAAAATTAAGCAATCTTGTCATCAATTTCAGTACAAGAAACAAGAATGGGCAGAAACTGTTCTACAGTACGAAACAGATAAGCCTGGGCGTCTGCCACTCCTGGATGTAGCCGTCAGAGATGTTGGTAGAAGGAACCAGAAGTTCCGCATTGAACTGGGTTTGGCTTGCTTCAGttaaactgaattaaaaaaagaacataacCTCTCAAACAAATCTTCACAATTTGCATTAAACAATTTTCgtgtcataattaaaaatataacaataaaaataaataataagaattaaaagattcttatattttaatgaagtaCAAAggcaaagttaaaataattgtagaattaataataagtatgACAGTTGTTTTGCCGCCAAAATTCTGTCACAAAAGTGCAATGGCAGTGCTCAATATTAATTAGCCAAAACAATAGAATgtattaaactaaactaatcTTATGTTACATTATATCTCTAgagtaagaatataaaaatactgccAAATATTATTCTAACGTTCctaaataagtatatatagtatatttgACGTAAGCtaattttcatacatattcattagataatgttttaaatatttaaggcatgtttttttattgcatttaaaattttatcttaagtACACATAACTAAGTCgtcacaaaatttattaagatttaagttATTTCATAAAAGTCCTCTTAAGGCTGTGTATATGCTTTGtacataattgtaaatatccctatttaatatttacttgacgtattttaagtttttttttatattttttttttaattcttctatGGACAGTAGATAATTAagtacttataaataatacaagcgaaatataaaaagtttcaataaataatattgtttttttttttttaattatttcgagtacattcttttttttttaattcttaaaatcGTTATTTTCTGTTATTGACCTCAAGTTATCAAAATTCGATAAACCTATCGCTTTCAAatcttcttttaaaaataaacttacttaatattaacaacTCAAAAAGGATGCAATAatttatgcaataaaatagtgtgcttatataagtaaaaacgAACATTTTAGCATTTATGCCTAATAGGACAGGGTTACTCAAAAGTTTAGCTCCATGAACCTCGAACCTTGAACCCACGAAAGTTTGCATTTGATTGTGAACCCatttattaactaattaaacCCCCATCCACTAAAGACAATAGTATAATTGACTGTCAAAGAAACTatgattttcatttcaattcatGTCGGAAGCCTTCGAATGACAAACCTATTCAAGCCTTCGCAAACCCTATTTTGAGAAACCTTGCTATAAGATAAGGAAAACGAACATTTCTATATAGATAAATCGAGCACAAAACAATACACAAATTGTGTAAAGAGACTTGTGAGGAAGACATTGTCACTTACATTAGAGATAAGACAGGTGAAActgtatcatttaaaataataaaaatgaaaaagaataCAAAGTATAACTCATATAAACTATATGTCTCTAAAACTAAgcttaatttattcttaaatgaTGATTTTTGGCCTGATGGTATTTTTTCGCCGCTTTGTTCATTTTAAGTATGAATCAAAGCACGATAATAGTAATGGTACAGTTAGTTAATAGTATACTAAATGATGGTAGAAGgaacaaacaaaatttgtaaatttacgacttttaactgtaaaaactttaaaagttcTATTGAtgatattagaaaattatgtaattgttcGAATTTAATCTGTCTCCAAGAGACGTGGCTTTTTAATCATGATATTCCGCTTTTAGGTACAGTATCACCTGATTTTGAATATACTGGTAAAAGTGCTATCGACAGTGGTGAATTGTTGATCGGACGGCCATACGGGGGCGTAGCCATTTTATGGAGGAAAGGAGTCTTTAATAATGTATCGGTTATTGAATGTTCTAGTTCCAGATTAATAGCTATTAATGCGTCCTTAGATGGCCGTTCTGTCCTGGTCTTTTCTGTCTATATGCCCACAAAATCCAGACACAGTCTACCTATTTTCACAGAAGTTTTGAGCGAGATTAACGCAATTGTAGAAAGCAACAATACACAGACTGTTTTTATTCTCGGAGATATGAATGCCCATCCTGGTCAATTGTTCTATTCGGAGCTGAGTAGTTTTTGTGGGGAGAGGTCTTGGTTGTGTGCGGATGTAGAATTTTTGGGATTTGATTCTAGCTCGTTTACTTTTTATGACACCTATCATGGTACGCGGAGCTGGCTGGATCATTGTGTTGTTTCTCAAGCAGCCTGGCAAACCGTTGTAAACGTAGGTATAGTCGAAGACATATTTGTATCTGACCATTTACCTATATTTCTTGAAAGTAAGTTAGGAGATATTAAGCCTGTGATTGCGACCCCGGATGTTCCACGCTCTGCTATACGGTGGGGTGAGCGTGACAAACGTCAGATAGCCAGATTCCAAATACTGTGCAACGAGGGATTGCGAAGTGTTGATTTTCCTgaagattttacaaaatgcGCTTACGGGTCATGTAATCTATATGAGCATACCACAGttttggataaatgtacactAAATTAATTGATGTGATTACCGACGCAGCCGTACAAACCTGTAAGAAATCGACTTTAAAACGACATCATGGAGTTAGAGTTTGCGGCTGGAATAAGCATGTGCGAAAAGCGCACAGGGAGGCAAGGCTTAAGTTTCAGGAATGGAATGCTCTTAATAGACCAAATTTTGGCTCTGTTTATGACCAAATGTGTGAGTCGCGGAAGATTTTTAAAAGTCGGCTTAAGTGGAGTAAGAACCACCAAGAGCAAATTAAAATGGACTCCATTGCCAAACAAAGGGCGGAcaaggattttaaaaaattttggaAGTCCACAGGTAATCTTGATGTTAAGCCTGGCCTTCCAGCAAATATGGACGGCAGGACTGACTCTAAGGACATAGCCAATGTTTTTATGtcacattttaaagtaaaatcgcCTCTTGGTCCTTCTTCCACAAAAATCGATGATAGGGCCGTTGCGTGCGGCGAGAAGCCTTTACTCAATTTCTCCgctaaacaaattaaaaaggtcATAAGTTGTATGCGTAGAGGCAAATCTCCCGGTCATGATGGGCTTAGCATCGAACACTTGAAATACGCAGGGCCACACTTGCCTAGAGTTCTATCCATGTTTTTCAATATGTGTATTAGTCACTCCTATCTAACCGATGATTTGATGAAGACCACGGTTGTGCCTATAGTCAAAAACAGTACAGGAGACATTTCAGACAAGTGTAATTACCGCCCTATCTCACTTGCCACTACTATAGCTAAGGTTTTGGATAGTATGCTTGAGTCGAATCTTGGTAAATATCTGCACATTCATGATGCTCAGTTTGGCTTTAGGGTCGGACTGTCCACGGAAAGCGCGATCCTGACTCTCAAGCATACTGTTCAATATGACACTACGCGGAGCACGCCGGTATACGCTAGCTTTTTAGATCTCTCCAAGGCCTTTGATCTTGTAAGTTATGATGTGCTTTGGAGGAAGATGGAAGACAGGGGTATACCGgtggaaattataaaaattttccaATTTTGGTACCGTCATCAGACAAACTATGTAAAGTGGGCCGGCAGTCTGTCCGAGCCATACAAGTTAGAGTGTGGTGTGCGACAGGGTGGATTGACATCTCCAAAAATCTTCAATATGTATTTGAATGATCTCATAATCGAACTCAGCAGTATGCGCGTAGGGTGCCGCGTGGGAGGTGTCTGTGTAAACAACATAAGTACGCGGATGATATGGCGCTGCTGGGCCCGACTGCGGGGTCTATAGGACAGATGATAAGAGTTTGTGAGAAGTACGCCGCATCGCATGGTCTGATGTACAATGTTAAAAAGAGTGAGTTTATACTCTTCAAGGCCGCCAGCAGGGGTCCTGACCTTTTACCCCCAATCAATTTGAATGGCACGAGATTGAACCGGGTAACGCGATTTAAATACCATATTCTTGCTGATGACCTTAAAGACGATGACGATGTTGAAAGGGAACGCAGGGCCCTGGCGGCTCGTGGGAACATGTTAGCCCGCAGATTTTCTCGATGAACGGATCAGGTCAAAATAACACTGTTTAAAGCATATTGTCAAGGCTTGTACACGGGGAGTTTGTGGTTTGCTTGTTCCCAAAGGTCTTTGGATGCCCTGCGCATAAGATATAATAACGTTTTCAGGATGATGATGAAACTCCCCCGATTCTGTAGTGCCTCCGTCATGTTTGCCCAGGCTCGGCTCAAACCGACGGATTCCATGCAATTATCAGAAAAAAGTTAGCGTCACTGGTGAGTAGGCTCCGGGAGAGTGACAACAGCATCCTGAAAGCAATAGCTAGCGACCCTAAGGCGCCTGTGCTGAGACATCTCGTGCGGACTATGATCCCGCAAGGGATGTCTCCTATATACATGACGCATTAGAGTTTCATACatgtaaattatacatattttccaCTAGTACTATTTCTACTAACCCTAGTCATctaagtttttagtttttgtaatttactaaTCAAATATGGATCTATGTTGTCcgaaataaagatttttgaatttgaatttgaatgcTCTTTATTCTTCTTTGCATCTACATTATTCGTTACAGGCAATCTTCTTAGTACACGATACGAAAGGTGGTACATTACATGTACATTTGGTACATTCTTCGTCAACTGTTACCTCATCACCAACCGATAGAGTCATATTCCAGAATACGCACTGCGAACTTACACCTCGCAAGTTTAATCCGCGAATGACTATGGATCTGTTTGTTGCtgtaatagatataaataattttaaatagggTAATAAGcataatgtatgtatattattatctaCTATTCGGGTTCGATTctatcttaatttaaactttagtaGGATTTAGTCCTACACAGAATTTTGCatttattcaaagatatgtgcaGCTTTTATCACGAGGTTTTCTTTCATGGTCCTAATTGTAACATTTGAATTAGTTTGGGGTTCAATTACTTATAAAgtagtaaaacaaattaaatgtatactCACGACATGTAAAAGCGATGGGACAAACAGAATCGCTTCCTAGAAAGATAGGCGCGCAGTTCTGGCATAGTTTATCTTGGTAATGTATTTCTAAACCGCAGTTAATATCACGGCAGGACGCCGAGTCATCAATTGTGCCGTTCCATTGCGCGGTACAGATGCATGTCTTACGACTATTCTTGGGCTCGAAAGCCTCCCCTTCCCTGTAAGTCTTTCCGTCTACTTCGCACGTCTTTAGTGCAGCCACTGCGTCTTTACCTGAAGAAACAGCAGTACcggataaattaataaaaaaaacaattaaccaAACTGCCAGTAGCAATAGTCTGGGGTTAatatgaatatgtttttcttccTTTAACTAATTATCTGGGGTAATAATTATCACTAAGTATTTTAATGAGAAAGTTTGGATACATGGTTCTATAGATATTTGTCACTACGTCACTTCGAAAGAGCCGAAGAGATctgatttgaaatttgaaacagtGATTACAGTCTGGAATACCACTAGGctttgcagtttttttttaattccacgctgacgaagtcgcgggctacagtcATTTCTACATCGATTTATAATTAGCTttccccgcgactccgtccgctcggaattaaaaactttataagtagcctatgtgttcttccagactatgttctacaactgtgccaaatttcattaatattccttgagccgttacggagaaaccatcaaacatccatccatctaaacattcgcatttataatattagtaatatttattatgcaaaGCATAATTTAACTACATTACATACACATCGagctagttaatattattcaacGAATAAATTGAGAgaaggtaataaaaaacagGACTTCCTATCAGAAATTAAAATCAGGATGTCACATCGGAATGAATTCTGAGcatgtcaaatatttaaatgtggaCAATAGATCATTCGAATACGTCTGTCATGTGCACTTATAAGGAGGCCATTGTTATTACATGACGCATTATGGCCAGTATTTAACTTACgataagaaaaaacattttttttttattgaaaaattaaatattgcttGATTATGACTACTtgaatattactttaaaaattaacaaagacCAATTAACAACTTTGTGATGAtactctaaataaaaaaaaatacattaaaatgaaaaatgttctCTTTCACTCACCGCAAACTGTCCCAGTACTACAACACGATTCCAAGTCGTATGTTTTGATACATTCCTGCTGCATGTCATCGAATGTCTCCACACAGTCGACGGCCGCGCAGTCGAAACTCGGCTTGCCGGACACGCTGCACTGACAGGCAAGCGAGCAAGGGTTCTTTACCTCTGCCTGTGGTATCGTTGAACGGTCCTTGTATGGGACACCTctggaattatattttttaagatattttagaataattttatttagcaatccaatttaaatataaaacttttttatttatgttaaaacctaaaattttgaaaaatatttataaccgtaaaaaagttgaaaacaCCAAAGAAAATCGtagtgtaataatttaagctttactgccatttaaattaaattatattcgtTATTTAATATAGCCTTCTGATtcaagaataatttattacaacaaaaatattgttcactCATCCATTACTTGTAGGAAGAAACAACTACTGTTGgcttatttaaatgttgtttttatgtacaaaGTTGTGTCACCAAAGTAAGCGATGTAAGGTCGTggtttttccaaaaaaaattacaaaggtCAATTTGTGACCATCTTTTTGTTGTCGGATGACGAAGATAAAAATCTTGCGCCTTTTAAATCGTACACAAGGTCAATGACCTTCGTGTTACATATTtggcaataaatatttcacaatgtTCATTTGAAATGCAATTCGACATTGATTCAATTTCTagaaaatttgttaatatCCGTGAAATATATCACTAAATACAAGAATGATAATTAGTTACAGGTTATAAGACTCCGAATAAAACAATGTGAATATTTGCGATATGCGTTTTACGACGCGACGGCAAAATAACGtcaaaaatgatattaaattttatatcgttGTACTTAAAGCCCGAGGGCTGGCTGTACAatcttatacaaattttgtcgataacgTTACGAATACTTTCTCGGATATTATCGTGTTAGGCCCTTAGTTCTATaacgaaataatatttaacttgaataataatttccaaATACCGTCTTAAATAGTGATATAAAGTTTCAGACgctattttaaatctaatttgaCACTAAACAAGATgcacatttattttcattccaGTAGAAAATATTTCAGTTATGTTTATGATCTAGTCGAATCCAGTGATagaacatacatacataaatttgGTCTATCAGCTTATTTTGATTACATAACCAagtaaaatatctataaaattacCTATAATAGCACATGCTAGGATCTGGATGTAGTTTAGGGCAGGTGTAGGCGTCAGGACAAACAGTGCTGTTGTCAGCCGCGCCAGGCACCGCTGTGCAGCCAAGCTCAGCATAAAAGCCCGCCATGTTACACTCATTACCCATGTCTGTGAGCGCTGATCCTATAACTGTAACAGTCAAAAGacctttctaatattataaactagcttttacccgcgactccgtctgcgcggaataaaaaatagaaaacggggtaaaaattatcctatgtccgtttcctggttctaagctacctgcccaccaattttcagtcaaatcgattcagccgttcttgagttataaatagtgtaactaacacgactttcttttatatatatagatgtgaaagtttagatgaatggatggatggatgtttgtttgaaggtatctccggaacggctcaacgaatcttgttgaaatttggcacagatgtagaatacaaTCTGCAAGAACACAAAGGTTACTTagtaagtttctttttttattccgcgcggacggagtcacgagcgacagctagtactgaAATAAGTCCGACTGACCTTTTAGCCCCCATTCGCATGGGCGTTTTTTTATCGCGCGttaaaaaagtgtttgtatagaaaaaattaatttcacgtATGTGAATGAGCTCACGAAACAAATTACATGCtagattaaaaagtatatttgatatttatatatctagaTTCTTATCTAGAAcactttcaattatttttaataaaaaaatttctatttcacttatcgttggtttctgagagtaaaatctctgtataaaacatatcatcacaTGAAAACAGTCATAtctgttattatctttgacaaaatagagatatcTTTGAGAGGATTTTTTATAGacgattttggtctcagaaaccgactATTAGAAATTCAACCTTCCATTCGCTACAGGGCTTGCTGATAACTCTGATTACTAATTTACGAGATCATCAAATAatggtaataaataatgattttataaagagaTCATAATCAGACAAGACACAGCTCATTGCATACAACCTTCTAACTTGACACTGCGGTTTGTGGTTCGTTGAAGAAAAATAAGTAGATAATTTcgtcatataatttaaaatactaagaataaacctttgaaaatatatattttttataccttaaatatctaatactagcttttacccgcaacgccgtccgcgcggattaaaaaataatagaaaacggggtaaaaattatcctatgtccgtttcctggttctaagctacctgcccactaattttcagtcaaatcgattcagccgttcttgagttataaatggtgtaactaacacgactttcttttatatatatagatagatataaaattctcgtgtcacagttttcgttcccgtactcctccgaaacggcttgtccgattctcatgaaattttgtgagcatattcagtaggtctgagaatcggccaacatctatttttcattttttttttaactgcgcgcggacggagttgcgggcgacagctagtttattttataaatttatttactatcaaagtggtaaaatatttaatttcaacactagttaatttgaatatttatcaaaGACTGAAACAAACAAGTATAGTTGTCATTACAGTGAAAATTACCGTAATTCAGTTTCATAAAACGTAAGCATactttttatacttaataaaacaatttaagttaattttattttaggtagACCACTacaattactaattatttagCAAAAGAATTACGTCGACAGCATTCAATTCgagtaacaatataaatatcgtATACTAAAGCTTTATAACTATTATTACTGACGGAGAAACCCAAGACTTTGTAATAGTATATAATActtaccgtggatttctgacaccaaaaaaccctgtataaaaatatgtcgtAAACCCTCTTTTCATGAGATCTATTAGAGGTGTTTGAGGTCTACATAATAACAAGGCACTAGTACTTCGAGCTGCTCCtctctttgacaaaactgagaatacattatattttaaacgaagattttAGTATCAGAAACGTACGGTTATTCGCATATATCATTTAGTTAGACTAATGGATAACATGTGGTTCTAGTCTGGGTAGCGTATCTAAAGTAAGCTAAGCATATGCTATCCAGACTGAATGATAGTGTGAGACTGAACTGTACTTATAAAAAGCTatgattaatttgttatttgttaaattgaaaattttaaattggaaCTTTAACGGAATCGACCCAATAGTAATATGGTATCTTCAATTAATAAGCTATCGGTGCTTTTATAGTAAGAAATTCGACTACATTGTTAATTAAGACGTttgctaaa
Above is a genomic segment from Papilio machaon chromosome 9, ilPapMach1.1, whole genome shotgun sequence containing:
- the LOC106712874 gene encoding uncharacterized protein LOC106712874 isoform X2; translated protein: MEAYFFLVLIFIGSALTDMGNECNMAGFYAELGCTAVPGAADNSTVCPDAYTCPKLHPDPSMCYYRGVPYKDRSTIPQAEVKNPCSLACQCSVSGKPSFDCAAVDCVETFDDMQQECIKTYDLESCCSTGTVCGKDAVAALKTCEVDGKTYREGEAFEPKNSRKTCICTAQWNGTIDDSASCRDINCGLEIHYQDKLCQNCAPIFLGSDSVCPIAFTCPTNRSIVIRGLNLRGVSSQCVFWNMTLSVGDEVTVDEECTKCTCNVPPFVSCTKKIACNE
- the LOC106712874 gene encoding uncharacterized protein LOC106712874 isoform X1, which produces MEAYFFLVLICLLTVTVIGSALTDMGNECNMAGFYAELGCTAVPGAADNSTVCPDAYTCPKLHPDPSMCYYRGVPYKDRSTIPQAEVKNPCSLACQCSVSGKPSFDCAAVDCVETFDDMQQECIKTYDLESCCSTGTVCGKDAVAALKTCEVDGKTYREGEAFEPKNSRKTCICTAQWNGTIDDSASCRDINCGLEIHYQDKLCQNCAPIFLGSDSVCPIAFTCPTNRSIVIRGLNLRGVSSQCVFWNMTLSVGDEVTVDEECTKCTCNVPPFVSCTKKIACNE